A portion of the Toxotes jaculatrix isolate fToxJac2 chromosome 16, fToxJac2.pri, whole genome shotgun sequence genome contains these proteins:
- the scpp8 gene encoding secretory calcium-binding phosphoprotein 8 — translation MKLLTAALVIILLTTISAKPFRSHRLHDADISDSHMRRRWPDGHNRFLRLAESSSYEHSSPESDESAKSSDSSQSNSSDDDSSEEVTDQTPPPVTTDAMTTTAVTTTAVTTTAAITTVTMEDNSTITTEPGTMNTNMPIETTPVTMTPGNVTLCVTKDIPTEPPITENRGDN, via the exons atgaaGCTTCTAACAGCTGCCCTCGTCATCATTCTTCTCACAACCATCTCTGCTAAGCCG TTCCGCTCTCACAGGCTTCATGATGCCGACATCTCTGACAGTCACATGAGACGGAGATGGCCGGATGGACACAACAGGTTTTTGCGGCTTGCTGAATCTTCCAGCTACGAACACTCTTCCCCAGAGTCGGATGAGTCAGCTAAATCGAGCGACTCTTCCCAAAGTAACTCCTCTGATGATGACTCGTCAGAGGAAGTCACCGATCAGACCCCACCACCTGTGACAACTGATGCCATGACAACCACTGCCGTGACAACCACTGCCGTGACCACCACCGCTGCCATCACAACCGTCACTATGGAAGACAACAGCACGATCACAACTGAACCAGGCACGATGAACACAAACATGCCGATTGAGACCACCCCCGTTACCATGACGCCCGGCAATGTGACTCTCTGTGTTACCAAGGATATTCCAACTGAACCTCccatcacagaaaacagaggagacaacTAA